One genomic window of Nocardioides daphniae includes the following:
- a CDS encoding DUF4131 domain-containing protein — protein sequence MPYAAPRPRRGAHPREWSRAVLTLLLTALLAGGGILATATPAQACTCQTSDLRKLTKQADVVYTGVVQSSSTTDEGQRQFQVVAQRLFKGDLASARVTVTDAIGAGCGIGEPEEGERWLFLTTTANATGLCSGTRPLKQRDLVKVQRSLGVGERLPAPDPAKAVRTKVEGAAPVDFARLAAPGAAAILLGLLGLAVVGRLNRH from the coding sequence ATGCCGTACGCCGCCCCACGTCCCCGCCGCGGCGCGCACCCCCGTGAGTGGTCGCGCGCCGTCCTGACCCTGCTGCTCACCGCGTTGCTCGCGGGGGGCGGGATCCTGGCCACGGCGACCCCGGCGCAGGCGTGCACCTGCCAGACCAGCGACCTCAGGAAGCTGACCAAGCAGGCCGACGTCGTCTACACCGGCGTCGTGCAGAGCAGCTCGACCACCGACGAGGGGCAGCGGCAGTTCCAGGTGGTCGCCCAGCGGCTCTTCAAGGGTGACCTCGCGAGTGCTCGCGTCACGGTCACCGACGCGATCGGCGCAGGCTGCGGCATCGGCGAGCCGGAGGAGGGGGAGCGCTGGCTCTTCCTCACCACGACCGCCAATGCGACCGGCCTCTGCTCCGGCACGCGCCCGTTGAAGCAGCGCGACCTGGTGAAGGTGCAGAGGTCTCTCGGCGTGGGGGAGCGGCTTCCCGCCCCCGACCCTGCCAAGGCCGTACGCACGAAGGTCGAGGGCGCGGCGCCCGTCGACTTCGCTCGACTCGCGGCGCCCGGTGCGGCAGCGATCCTGCTCGGCCTGCTCGGCCTCGCCGTGGTGGGGCGGCTCAACCGCCACTGA